The Rhododendron vialii isolate Sample 1 chromosome 8a, ASM3025357v1 genome has a window encoding:
- the LOC131335645 gene encoding transcription factor bHLH18-like, translating into MDSPMPWPSELGMEDPIFTDHFDIMEYFDEELAAALGDDFQNSLSSESNSSSSTLLNNIPNSSSTTNSLCASSTLEALESPNSKHHKPNTWPTNNNNNNNDSTAAASLDQQPSVFSSGCILSFGNSGSTENPKISPGALNSEDEEVVAAGMLLSNKSSQGAKKSGSSNPRPASQTYDHIIAERKRREQLSQLFVALSAIVPGLKKMDKTSVLGEAVKYLKHLQDRVKTLEEQSTRQTIESVVLVKKSQLLVEDEAAVDENFVSGSSEPLPQIEARVCNRSVLLRIHCEKHKGVLAKIFGEMERLNLAIVNTSVARFGGLALDITIIAEMEAELCVTVKDLVRTLRPALQPFM; encoded by the exons ATGGACTCGCCGATGCCGTGGCCATCTGAGCTG ggAATGGAGGACCCAATATTCACGGACCATTTTGATATAATGGAGTATTTTGATGAAGAGCTGGCAGCTGCACTCGGAGATGACTTccaaaactctctctcctcaGAAAGCAACTCATCTTCCTCTACCTTGTTGAACAATATTCCAAACAGCAGCTCCACCACCAACTCACTCTGTGCTTCATCAACCCTAGAAGCCCTCGAAAGCCCCAACTCCAAACACCACAAGCCCAACACTTGGCccacaaacaacaacaacaacaacaatgacaGTACGGCCGCCGCTAGCCTCGATCAGCAACCGTCTGTTTTTTCTTCTGGGTGCATTCTCTCATTCGGAAACTCGGGTTCGACAGAAAACCCGAAAATATCCCCGGGGGCATTGAAttcggaggatgaggaggtgGTAGCAGCTGGCATGCTGTTGTCGAACAAAAGTAGCCAAGGGGCAAAGAAGAGCGGCAGTAGCAATCCTAGGCCAGCTTCACAGACTTATGATCACATAATAGCAGAGAGAAAGCGGAGGGAGCAGCTCAGCCAGCTGTTTGTCGCTCTTTCGGCCATTGTTCCCGGCCTCAAGAAG ATGGATAAAACCTCTGTTCTCGGAGAGGCGGTGAAGTACTTGAAACACCTCCAGGACCGGGTCAAGACGCTGGAAGAGCAATCCACGAGGCAAACAATCGAATCGGTGGTGCTCGTGAAGAAATCACAGCTCCTGGTCGAGGACGAGGCAGCCGTGGACGAGAATTTTGTTTCCGGGTCGAGCGAGCCGCTGCCCCAGATTGAAGCCAGAGTCTGCAACAGGAGCGTGTTGCTGAGAATCCACTGTGAAAAACACAAGGGCGTTTTGGCGAAGATATTTGGGGAGATGGAGAGGCTCAATCTAGCTATTGTCAACACGAGTGTTGCTCGGTTTGGAGGTTTGGCTCTTGACATCACCATTATTGCTGAG ATGGAAGCAGAACTCTGCGTCACAGTGAAAGATCTTGTGAGAACTCTTCGTCCGGCTCTCCAACCTTTCATGTAA